A genomic stretch from Antarcticibacterium flavum includes:
- a CDS encoding biliverdin-producing heme oxygenase, producing MLNKLREATEVLHKEIEKDNLAGLIISNKITLEEYKLLLLQNYIAYAVTEQEIALRLPSYDAVKFPQLEKDLILLNVIIPPLDGFKEKFTVKNEAEAYGAAYVVEGSALGGMLIAKELPNCPSLAAIEKHSFFNGNRQNINGWKEFCKNIKNRKFSSAEEEMAVQKARETFLFFSEIFNQVKLDLQV from the coding sequence ATGCTAAATAAACTACGGGAAGCGACAGAGGTTTTACACAAGGAAATAGAAAAGGATAACCTTGCAGGGTTGATCATTTCAAATAAAATAACCCTGGAGGAATATAAGTTGCTATTGCTTCAAAATTATATTGCTTATGCTGTTACAGAGCAGGAAATAGCCTTACGTCTTCCTTCTTATGATGCTGTTAAATTCCCTCAACTGGAGAAAGATCTTATCCTCCTAAATGTAATAATACCACCCCTTGATGGCTTTAAGGAAAAATTTACTGTAAAAAATGAAGCTGAGGCTTATGGAGCAGCTTATGTTGTGGAAGGTAGTGCCTTAGGCGGAATGTTAATTGCAAAGGAGTTGCCAAATTGCCCATCTCTGGCCGCAATTGAAAAACATTCATTTTTTAATGGTAACAGGCAAAATATAAACGGTTGGAAGGAATTTTGTAAAAATATTAAGAACAGAAAATTTTCTTCTGCTGAAGAAGAAATGGCTGTTCAAAAGGCCAGGGAAACCTTCCTGTTCTTTTCTGAAATATTTAATCAGGTGAAATTAGACTTACAGGTTTAA
- a CDS encoding response regulator, which yields MITLPLRILLVEDVETDVLLTIRHLNKIIESPHIKVVSNLDDCRKELINFVPDVVISDYNLPTCNGLEVLEITQATDNSVPFIFLTGAIEDEEMAANTILAGASGFVLKKDMNNLDEKLRPILKKIVFNMDSREELRERIRRNKIAVNQIHNYLDNIKMDNEEQKQNINKIRQNIEGLNFDDDAK from the coding sequence ATGATCACACTACCTTTGCGAATATTACTGGTTGAAGATGTGGAGACAGATGTGCTGCTCACCATAAGGCACCTTAATAAAATTATTGAATCACCTCACATTAAGGTAGTAAGTAATCTGGATGATTGCAGAAAGGAGCTCATTAATTTTGTGCCAGATGTTGTGATCTCAGATTATAATCTTCCCACATGTAACGGCCTTGAGGTACTCGAGATCACACAGGCAACAGATAACTCTGTGCCATTCATATTTTTAACAGGTGCCATTGAAGATGAGGAAATGGCAGCCAATACAATTCTTGCAGGGGCTTCAGGGTTTGTACTTAAAAAAGATATGAATAACCTGGATGAAAAATTACGTCCAATCCTTAAAAAGATCGTATTTAATATGGATTCCCGGGAGGAGCTTAGGGAGCGGATAAGACGGAATAAAATTGCTGTGAACCAGATCCATAATTACCTGGATAATATAAAAATGGATAATGAGGAACAAAAGCAAAACATCAATAAGATAAGGCAAAATATTGAGGGATTAAACTTTGATGACGATGCTAAATAA
- a CDS encoding ATP-binding protein codes for MSSTPGFYPDNVNLTNCDKEPIHIIGKAQAHGVILACNKDTLEITQCSKNAGRILGIETGDLLGKPLSILLPANELDRLYAGQEEKILMPELPFNDQTFLVIAHISNESIVLDIEPAGDNLSPVQFQEQLSKILNELNAAQTIDQINSRAVDLIKYLYGYDRVMLYRFDEEWNGEVVAEVKEEHLESWLGLHYPATDIPKPSRELFLKQGVRIIQDVNYTPSPLEPQLSPINEEPLDLSRSELRGVSPIHIEYLKNMKVGASLTAAIVLNGKLWGLIACHHYESRFINYHQRQSVKLLTQVYTNRLAMISSETYKKRSLEAREIREAIIYSLKTGNIAEALNTGTPGLIGVLESTGAAFYYNGQLSLTGTTPSPEETEELIKSFISKQENVYQTRNLVSQYAPAENFKEKASGVLSVEIGEEQGNYLLWFRKESAQTVDWGGKPQKSQKIEEGVSVLHPRKSFEKWTQKVSGIALPWKDYEIDAAIAFRDSLTHVILEQQQEEIKKLNERLQVVNKELEAFSYSVSHDLRAPLRGIRGFANILKEDYAGNLDEEGNRAIEIIIESATEMNSLIDDLLLYAKLGEEPVPQTPVDINKILTSLLSSFNLKDDYPNTTVHIEENLPEVYGNKRLITQLFSNLLNNALKYSGKKERPLVEIGTQKGPTGDTVFFIKDNGIGFDLKFREKIFKVFTRLSGKEYPGTGIGLAIARKVVLKHGGSLWVESSPGEGANFFFTLSNKN; via the coding sequence ATGAGTTCCACCCCGGGATTTTATCCTGATAATGTTAACTTAACCAATTGTGATAAAGAGCCTATCCATATCATAGGAAAGGCACAAGCCCACGGAGTTATCCTGGCTTGTAATAAAGATACTTTGGAAATCACCCAGTGCAGTAAAAATGCGGGAAGGATTCTTGGTATTGAAACCGGAGATCTTTTAGGGAAGCCCCTGTCAATACTTTTGCCTGCAAATGAACTCGATCGTCTTTATGCGGGGCAGGAAGAAAAGATCTTAATGCCGGAGCTGCCATTTAATGATCAAACTTTCCTTGTAATTGCTCATATTTCCAATGAAAGTATTGTCCTTGACATCGAACCTGCGGGAGACAACCTTAGCCCGGTGCAATTCCAGGAACAGTTAAGTAAGATCCTGAATGAACTTAACGCTGCCCAAACCATTGATCAAATAAATAGTCGGGCTGTTGACCTTATAAAATACCTCTATGGTTATGACAGGGTGATGCTCTACCGTTTTGATGAAGAATGGAATGGAGAAGTAGTGGCAGAGGTAAAAGAAGAACACCTGGAAAGCTGGCTTGGTTTACACTATCCTGCTACAGATATTCCAAAGCCATCCCGTGAACTTTTTCTTAAACAGGGGGTACGTATTATCCAGGATGTCAATTATACTCCTTCTCCCCTGGAACCGCAATTGTCACCAATTAATGAAGAACCGCTGGACCTATCCCGGTCTGAACTTAGAGGTGTTTCACCCATTCATATTGAATATCTTAAAAATATGAAAGTGGGCGCCTCCCTAACTGCGGCGATAGTGCTTAATGGAAAGTTATGGGGGTTGATCGCCTGCCATCACTATGAATCCAGATTTATAAATTATCACCAAAGACAATCTGTAAAGCTCCTTACTCAGGTATATACGAACAGGCTTGCCATGATCTCTTCTGAAACTTACAAGAAAAGATCCCTTGAGGCCAGGGAAATTAGGGAAGCTATCATATATAGCCTGAAAACAGGGAATATTGCAGAGGCACTTAACACAGGCACTCCTGGGCTCATAGGAGTCCTGGAATCTACCGGTGCAGCATTTTACTATAATGGCCAATTGAGTTTAACAGGAACAACTCCCTCTCCTGAAGAGACAGAGGAGCTTATCAAGTCATTTATTTCAAAACAGGAAAATGTGTACCAAACAAGGAATTTGGTATCACAATATGCACCGGCAGAAAATTTTAAGGAAAAAGCATCTGGTGTTTTATCTGTTGAAATTGGGGAGGAGCAGGGAAATTATTTGCTTTGGTTTAGAAAGGAGTCTGCGCAAACTGTAGATTGGGGAGGAAAACCTCAAAAATCCCAAAAGATAGAGGAGGGGGTCTCTGTACTCCATCCCAGGAAATCCTTTGAAAAATGGACCCAAAAAGTTTCGGGAATAGCTTTACCATGGAAGGATTATGAAATAGACGCAGCTATAGCTTTTAGAGACAGTCTTACCCACGTGATCCTGGAGCAGCAACAGGAAGAGATCAAAAAGCTTAATGAAAGACTTCAGGTTGTAAATAAAGAACTTGAAGCTTTTAGTTACAGCGTTTCCCACGACCTAAGAGCACCTTTAAGAGGAATACGGGGATTTGCCAATATACTTAAGGAAGACTATGCAGGTAACCTTGATGAAGAAGGTAACAGGGCAATAGAGATCATCATTGAATCTGCAACTGAGATGAATTCTTTGATAGATGATCTCTTATTGTATGCTAAGCTTGGAGAGGAACCTGTACCCCAAACTCCTGTAGATATCAATAAAATACTTACTTCACTGCTTTCCTCTTTTAATTTAAAAGACGATTATCCTAATACTACTGTACATATTGAGGAAAACTTACCCGAAGTTTATGGGAATAAGCGTTTAATTACCCAGCTTTTTTCAAATCTTCTTAACAATGCTCTTAAATACTCAGGTAAAAAAGAAAGACCTTTGGTAGAAATTGGAACACAAAAAGGACCTACGGGTGACACAGTATTTTTTATAAAAGATAATGGAATAGGTTTTGATCTCAAGTTCCGGGAAAAGATATTTAAGGTCTTTACCCGCCTCTCAGGCAAAGAATATCCCGGTACAGGTATAGGTTTGGCAATTGCCCGCAAGGTGGTGCTAAAGCATGGTGGTTCCCTGTGGGTGGAGAGTTCTCCCGGGGAAGGTGCAAATTTCTTTTTCACCCTGAGTAATAAAAACTAA
- a CDS encoding ATP-binding protein: protein MKTAEKDNKPSFYKDAVFEMNGEERGLDILVKPFRQHNLDNEVTFVVTFIEKEPKIQDAVEVEKVTLTSRTKIYIQELEEELKKTKEELQTSLEEIETSNEELQAANEELLASNEELQSTNEELQSVNEEINTVNAENVQKMDDLAALNADMNNLLESIDIGTIFLDSSLRIRKFTPAIKKHFSLINSDIGRPIDNFTTNFGTNRGRKGLVDRCKKVIETGKKLERHIISKEGRHYLQRISPFINSQQDIEGIVITFVDVETLHKAQEKLIASEKRFKTFYEKDPVMHFTVDPNTSIIKEVNEKAVEKLEYSSKDELIGRPIFELYEDEAQLKAVRLNKIFLENGELNNVEQEMLTKTGKKVPVILNSTVELDEEDQVVNNRYTCVDISELKEAQERLKKKKVALERANKDLEQFVSICSHDLQEPLSTIKFGSDILGKIYGKKLDEKAREYITYIDKASDRLSNQIKALLDHSRIGQNSERSLVNTKEMVEVVKYDLGKRVKDTNAKIHVGNLPKIMAYEVELRLLFQNLISNALKYKSDERDPEIRISAYPEDKYWVFSIMDNGIGITEEDQKNIFTIFNRARTKNKYEGTGVGLAHAEKIVILHEGSIWVDSQPGVGSTFYFKLKTEE from the coding sequence GTGAAAACAGCCGAGAAGGATAATAAACCGTCATTTTATAAAGACGCTGTCTTTGAAATGAACGGGGAAGAAAGAGGTCTTGATATCCTGGTAAAACCATTTCGCCAGCACAACCTGGATAATGAAGTCACTTTTGTAGTCACTTTTATTGAAAAGGAGCCAAAGATACAGGATGCTGTTGAGGTTGAAAAAGTTACCTTAACAAGCCGCACAAAAATCTACATACAGGAACTGGAGGAGGAATTGAAAAAAACCAAGGAAGAGTTACAAACCTCCCTGGAAGAAATTGAGACCAGTAATGAAGAGTTGCAGGCAGCCAATGAAGAATTGCTGGCCAGTAATGAAGAACTGCAAAGCACTAATGAGGAGCTACAAAGTGTTAACGAGGAGATCAATACGGTAAATGCAGAGAATGTCCAGAAGATGGATGATCTTGCCGCCTTAAATGCAGATATGAATAACCTGCTGGAAAGTATTGATATTGGAACCATCTTCCTTGACAGTAGCCTTAGGATAAGGAAGTTTACACCGGCAATTAAGAAGCATTTTAGCCTCATAAATTCAGATATTGGAAGGCCTATTGACAATTTTACAACCAACTTTGGAACCAACAGGGGAAGAAAAGGTTTGGTAGACAGGTGTAAAAAAGTCATAGAAACAGGAAAAAAGCTGGAAAGGCATATTATCTCGAAAGAAGGCCGGCATTATCTGCAACGAATTTCACCTTTTATTAATTCCCAGCAGGATATCGAAGGTATTGTGATCACTTTTGTAGATGTGGAAACCCTGCATAAAGCACAGGAAAAACTTATAGCCAGTGAAAAGAGGTTCAAGACCTTCTATGAAAAAGATCCCGTAATGCATTTTACGGTAGATCCAAATACTTCAATTATAAAAGAGGTAAATGAAAAGGCTGTAGAGAAGCTTGAATATTCTTCGAAGGATGAACTTATAGGAAGACCAATTTTTGAATTGTATGAAGATGAAGCCCAGTTAAAAGCAGTTCGGCTTAATAAGATCTTCCTTGAGAATGGGGAATTAAATAATGTGGAGCAGGAAATGCTTACAAAAACCGGAAAAAAGGTGCCGGTTATCCTCAACTCGACTGTGGAACTGGATGAGGAGGACCAGGTTGTAAATAACCGCTACACCTGCGTGGATATATCTGAACTTAAGGAGGCACAGGAACGGTTGAAGAAAAAGAAAGTTGCCCTGGAACGAGCTAATAAGGACCTGGAACAATTTGTTTCCATTTGCTCTCACGACTTGCAGGAACCTCTTTCAACCATAAAGTTTGGTAGTGATATCCTTGGGAAGATCTACGGTAAAAAGCTGGATGAAAAGGCACGGGAGTATATAACATATATTGATAAGGCTTCAGACAGGCTTTCAAACCAGATCAAAGCTTTACTGGACCATTCCAGAATTGGACAAAATTCTGAAAGAAGCCTGGTTAATACAAAGGAGATGGTAGAGGTCGTCAAATATGACCTGGGGAAAAGGGTAAAGGATACCAATGCCAAAATACATGTGGGTAACCTGCCCAAGATAATGGCTTACGAGGTAGAACTAAGATTACTGTTCCAAAACCTTATAAGTAATGCATTAAAATATAAGTCTGATGAAAGGGACCCTGAGATAAGAATATCTGCGTACCCAGAAGATAAATATTGGGTTTTCTCAATTATGGATAATGGAATAGGTATTACTGAAGAAGACCAAAAGAATATCTTCACAATATTTAACCGGGCCCGTACAAAAAATAAGTATGAGGGTACAGGGGTAGGACTGGCGCATGCTGAAAAGATCGTCATACTCCATGAAGGAAGTATTTGGGTAGATTCGCAACCCGGTGTAGGAAGTACCTTTTATTTCAAACTTAAAACAGAAGAATGA
- a CDS encoding CheR family methyltransferase, translating to MTKNHFPITTENTENKIAASRLIAVGASAGGLEALKVFFRNLAEDDNNSYVVIQHLSPDYKSMMGELLAKSTNLKIEEIKDNMEILPGRIYLIPPVSNLVIQNGMLHLLDKPKDQKLNLPIDMFLTSLAEYKKEQAIAVILSGTGSDGTRGIRAIKENDGMVMVQDPDQAKFDGMPKSAIQTGLVDYVLDVEDMGEELINFISAPVVLHFKEGNIEYDENTLSKILHLINEKTGLDFREYKHSTLARRVARRVNVCKCNSLAEYYHTLKDNEEEVNILYREFLIGVTKFFRDSEVWTILRDTVIPELVTEKDETEVLKIWDVGCSTGEEAYSLAMFLNEEIEKQEKHIEVKIFATDISQKHLDIGSQGVYSESIVADVAPHLLQKYFISKQEGYQVVEKIRRMVIFSKHNIIKNPPFSNMDMVFCRNLLIYFQPTIQKKALNVLHYGLKEDGVLVLGTSESVQTHREYFQDISRKWKIYRNVNPRRRLNTETLHSSPNRLLENVPARKRRDLPAPQVNKKQKFISELSDTVLEQFGAASIYIDSDYNILQAVGEFRKYASLPVNGFSTNLLDMLGLILST from the coding sequence ATGACAAAGAATCATTTTCCTATAACTACTGAAAATACTGAAAATAAAATTGCTGCAAGCAGGTTAATTGCCGTTGGGGCAAGCGCGGGAGGACTTGAGGCTTTAAAGGTCTTTTTCAGGAACCTGGCAGAGGATGACAATAATTCCTATGTCGTGATCCAGCATCTTTCTCCAGATTATAAGAGTATGATGGGGGAGCTCCTGGCAAAATCTACAAATCTCAAGATCGAAGAGATAAAGGATAACATGGAAATACTCCCCGGGCGTATTTATTTAATACCTCCCGTAAGTAACCTGGTTATTCAGAATGGGATGTTGCACCTGCTGGATAAACCCAAGGACCAAAAGCTTAATTTACCAATAGACATGTTTCTCACCTCTCTGGCCGAATATAAAAAGGAACAGGCTATTGCCGTTATCCTTAGCGGCACAGGGAGTGATGGGACTCGTGGGATACGGGCCATAAAGGAAAATGACGGGATGGTAATGGTACAGGATCCCGACCAGGCAAAGTTCGATGGAATGCCAAAAAGCGCCATCCAAACCGGCCTGGTGGATTATGTTCTTGATGTTGAGGATATGGGCGAGGAGCTTATAAATTTCATAAGTGCTCCCGTTGTTCTTCATTTTAAGGAAGGGAATATTGAATATGATGAAAATACCCTCTCCAAGATCCTGCACCTTATTAATGAAAAAACAGGACTTGATTTTAGGGAATATAAGCATTCTACCCTTGCAAGAAGAGTTGCACGCCGTGTTAATGTGTGCAAATGCAATTCCCTGGCTGAATATTACCATACACTTAAGGACAACGAGGAAGAAGTTAATATACTTTACAGGGAATTCCTTATAGGGGTAACTAAATTCTTTCGTGACTCTGAAGTTTGGACAATCCTTAGGGATACTGTTATACCGGAATTAGTAACAGAAAAAGATGAGACAGAGGTCCTGAAAATATGGGACGTTGGCTGCAGCACGGGAGAAGAGGCTTATTCTCTTGCAATGTTCCTTAATGAGGAAATTGAAAAACAGGAAAAACATATTGAAGTAAAGATCTTTGCTACAGATATTTCTCAAAAACACCTGGATATAGGCAGCCAGGGAGTATATTCTGAAAGCATAGTGGCAGATGTTGCACCACACCTGTTACAAAAATACTTTATAAGCAAGCAGGAAGGCTACCAGGTAGTGGAAAAGATTAGAAGAATGGTGATCTTTTCTAAGCATAATATTATAAAGAACCCTCCTTTTAGTAATATGGATATGGTTTTTTGTCGTAACCTTTTGATCTATTTCCAGCCAACAATTCAAAAGAAAGCTTTGAATGTATTGCATTATGGGCTTAAGGAAGATGGGGTACTGGTACTGGGGACCAGTGAAAGCGTCCAAACCCACAGGGAATATTTCCAGGACATAAGCAGGAAATGGAAGATCTATCGCAATGTAAATCCCCGAAGAAGATTAAATACAGAAACTCTTCACTCTTCTCCCAACCGTTTGCTTGAGAATGTACCGGCCCGTAAAAGAAGGGATTTGCCGGCGCCACAGGTCAATAAAAAACAAAAATTCATTTCAGAATTAAGTGATACCGTTCTTGAGCAATTTGGTGCAGCGAGTATCTATATAGATTCAGATTATAATATCCTGCAGGCAGTAGGAGAATTCAGGAAATACGCGAGTTTACCCGTAAATGGTTTCTCAACCAACCTTCTTGATATGCTGGGGTTGATATTAAGCACGTGA
- a CDS encoding M3 family metallopeptidase, whose amino-acid sequence MRTNLKLIKTTSLGILTGLVISASPYHELRAQQTLQTTKQMKDQSLNDNVLLQEYQGPYGGVPVFDEMDLKDLKPAMEKGMALHLEEIEAIANNPEPPTFENTIEALERAGKPLNRVFTYYGIWSSNISSPEFREIQGELAPKISEYSSKISQNTKLFERIKAVYDKSQKEPFSEDKQRVVQLTYENFALDGANLDDKAKERYAAINKELSQLYTKFSNNVLADEENYVVYLTKDQLGGLPESFVKASAKAATDRGQEGKYAITNTRSSMDPFLTYSTERDLREKVWNNYYSRGDNRDEFDNNEIIKQILKLRDERVGLMGYDNYAEWRLQNRMARNPENAMELMEAVWPAALARVEEEVEDMQALADAEGANIKIKPWDYRFYAEKVRKDKYDLDSDEVKQYLQLDNLTEALFFTAGEIFNYDFTPVPDGSVPVFHEDVKVWEVTDRLNGEHVGLWYLDPYSRTGKRSGAWATTYRSHTTFDGKETVLASNNSNFVKPAPGEPALISWDDATTFFHEFGHALHFFASNVKYPTLNSGVRDYTEFQSQLLERWLSTDRVINKFLLHHETGEPIPADLVAKIKNASTFNQGFATTEFLASALMDMKYHTTDPENIDPRTFEKETLKELNMPEEIVMRHRSPHFGHVFSGEGYATGYYGYLWADVLTSDAAEAFAESPGGFYDQNVAAKLVKYLFAPRNAMDPAEAYRQFRGRDAKIDALMRDRGFPVPQDQPQR is encoded by the coding sequence ATGAGAACCAATTTGAAACTTATTAAAACCACATCGCTCGGTATCCTAACAGGGCTGGTGATATCCGCCTCCCCTTACCATGAACTCCGGGCCCAACAAACCCTGCAAACCACCAAACAAATGAAAGACCAATCGCTGAATGATAATGTATTGTTACAGGAATATCAGGGACCATATGGCGGCGTTCCTGTTTTTGATGAAATGGATTTAAAAGATCTTAAGCCGGCCATGGAAAAAGGTATGGCTTTACATCTTGAGGAGATCGAGGCAATTGCAAATAATCCAGAACCTCCTACCTTCGAAAACACCATAGAAGCTTTGGAACGGGCAGGTAAACCACTTAATCGTGTTTTTACATATTATGGTATTTGGAGTAGTAATATTTCCTCGCCGGAGTTTCGGGAAATACAGGGAGAACTTGCCCCAAAGATCTCTGAATATTCCTCTAAGATCTCACAGAATACCAAGTTATTTGAGCGTATTAAAGCAGTGTACGATAAGTCACAAAAGGAACCTTTTAGTGAAGATAAACAACGGGTCGTGCAGCTTACATATGAAAATTTTGCCCTTGATGGTGCCAATCTGGATGATAAAGCCAAAGAGCGGTATGCCGCCATCAATAAGGAACTCTCACAGCTATATACCAAATTTTCCAACAACGTCCTTGCAGATGAGGAGAACTATGTTGTTTATTTAACGAAAGACCAGCTGGGAGGCCTGCCTGAATCTTTTGTGAAGGCAAGTGCAAAAGCAGCTACAGATCGCGGCCAGGAGGGCAAATATGCAATTACCAATACCCGCTCATCTATGGACCCGTTCCTTACATATTCAACCGAAAGGGATCTAAGAGAGAAGGTTTGGAATAATTATTATTCAAGAGGTGATAACCGTGACGAATTTGACAACAATGAGATCATTAAGCAAATATTGAAATTAAGAGATGAACGTGTAGGCTTGATGGGCTATGATAATTATGCTGAATGGCGCCTGCAAAACAGGATGGCCAGGAATCCTGAAAATGCCATGGAATTAATGGAGGCCGTTTGGCCGGCAGCACTTGCACGGGTAGAGGAAGAAGTTGAAGATATGCAGGCCCTCGCCGATGCTGAAGGTGCAAACATTAAGATCAAGCCATGGGATTACCGCTTCTATGCTGAAAAAGTTAGAAAGGACAAATATGATCTCGATAGCGACGAGGTAAAACAATACCTGCAACTGGATAATTTAACTGAAGCTTTGTTCTTCACAGCCGGTGAGATCTTTAACTATGATTTTACCCCTGTGCCAGATGGAAGCGTACCTGTTTTTCATGAGGACGTAAAGGTATGGGAAGTTACAGACAGGTTGAATGGTGAACACGTTGGTCTTTGGTATCTTGACCCATATTCAAGGACTGGGAAACGTTCTGGTGCCTGGGCGACTACTTACAGAAGCCACACTACTTTTGACGGTAAAGAAACTGTACTGGCCTCAAACAACTCCAATTTTGTGAAACCGGCACCCGGAGAACCTGCTTTGATCTCCTGGGATGATGCCACTACCTTTTTCCATGAATTTGGACACGCCCTGCACTTCTTTGCTTCCAATGTAAAATATCCTACTTTGAATAGTGGAGTAAGGGACTATACTGAATTCCAGTCACAGCTGCTTGAAAGATGGTTGTCTACAGACAGAGTGATAAACAAATTCCTTCTTCACCATGAGACAGGGGAGCCAATTCCGGCCGATCTTGTTGCAAAGATCAAAAATGCATCCACATTTAACCAGGGCTTTGCCACCACCGAGTTTTTGGCATCTGCATTAATGGATATGAAATACCATACAACAGATCCTGAAAATATCGATCCGCGTACCTTTGAAAAGGAAACTTTAAAGGAATTGAATATGCCTGAGGAAATTGTGATGAGACATCGCTCACCTCACTTTGGCCATGTATTTTCGGGTGAAGGTTATGCTACCGGGTATTATGGATACCTGTGGGCAGATGTTCTCACCTCTGATGCTGCTGAAGCCTTTGCTGAATCTCCCGGAGGTTTTTACGATCAAAATGTTGCTGCAAAACTGGTGAAATATCTTTTTGCACCCCGTAATGCTATGGATCCCGCTGAAGCTTACCGGCAGTTTAGAGGCAGAGATGCAAAAATAGATGCCCTTATGCGCGACAGAGGATTCCCTGTACCACAGGATCAACCGCAACGATAA